A stretch of Chanodichthys erythropterus isolate Z2021 chromosome 20, ASM2448905v1, whole genome shotgun sequence DNA encodes these proteins:
- the uts2a gene encoding urotensin 2, alpha, translating to MICNLLLSCSVLLLSCSHLLAHPVTDTADMTYSGPDSVEEAGVVSPDDFSVSDLNDLLQRAAVVGYSPLLSRESIKMSGQIPKEALREFLLEKPYRLIPPSGLWGSRRQFRKRGGSADCFWKYCV from the exons ATGATCTGTAACCTGCTTCTGTCCTGCTCTGTCCTCCTGCTGTCCTGCAGTCATCTGCTAGCACATCCTGTTACAGACACAGCTGACATGACTTACAGCGGCCCTG ATTCAGTGGAAGAAGCCGGAGTCGTCAGTCCAGATGATTTCTCGGTCTCTGATCTCAATGATCTCCTGCAGAGGGCAGCAGTCGTAGGATACTCCCCATTGCTCAGCAGAGAGA GTATCAAAATGTCTGGACAGATTCCTAAAGAGGCTCTTAGAGAG TTTCTGTTAGAAAAACCGTATCGCCTCATCCCTCCCAGCGGTCTGTGGGGCAGCAGGAGACAGTTCAGGAAGAGAGGCGGCAGTGCAGACTGCTTCTGGAAATACTGTGTTTGA